In the Candidatus Baltobacteraceae bacterium genome, GCGATGCTGCGCGCCGTTGAGATTCTCGCCTCGATGCACGATCGCGCGCGCAAAGCCCCAAATAGTCCGCCGCCACCGCTCGATCGCCCCGTCGTGCTCTTCAACGAACGGATCGCCTTTGCGATCGGCTCGACGACGCGCGACCAGGTCGAACGCGAACTCGGCATCGCGTTTAGCTATCCGGCACGCGGCTGGCACACCTACGCGATCGCCGGGCCTAATCGCGAACGACGTTTGTTGAGCGCGTTTTACAAAGACAACGCGTTGCTGGCGGCTGAGTTCTACGTCCCGCGGACCGACGGAGCGCCGACGCTCGAACCGCGAGCGCTGGGATCGTTTCGGTTCGTACCCGGCGAGATCGCATTGGGTATGGCCGGCACGGCGATCCCGGAACACTTCGTGCCGGCCGTCGGCGGCCCCGGCACGATCGTCTTCGACGAAGCGTTCGAAGCGCGTTTCGATGGCGGAGTCGCCTACGCGATGGCGCGCAAGGGAACCATCGAGCGGCTTGCCCTCTACAAAGCGTAACGTTCAACTCGTCCTGGCCGTGGTCTGCGTCGCAAGTGCGTTGCTCTTCGCGCGCCCGCACGCCACGCCCGGCCCCGCGCTGCGCGATTTCGAATCGTACTACGCGGCCGGCGCCACGTGGCTGCGCGGAGAGGATCCGTACTCCACGGCAATTTGGGCGAGCGAACGGCAAATCCCCGGCGTCGATCCCGCGCGCTACGAACTCTTACCGTTCGTAGGGCCGCCCGCGTCGCTGCCGCTGTGGGCGATGTTCGCGCGCATGCCGTTCTCACTCGCGGCCATCGCGTGGAGCCTCGTACTCGTGGCGAGCTTCGCACTCGTCGTGCTGTTCGCACTTCGCGCGTGCGGCGTTGCACTCACTCCCATGGCCGCGATCGCGGGCGTCGCGATCGGGTTGGGCTTCGGTCCGCTCACGAGCGCGATCGCGCTCGGACAAGTCGCTCTGCCCGCCTTCGCCTTCGCGCTGATTGCGCTGTTCGCCATCGAGCGCACCGCAGTCGGAACCGCCGTCGCCGCGCTGTTCGCGGCGCTTCAGCCGAACGTCGCGCTCGTGCTTGCATCGCAGGCCGGCCGCTTGCGCGCCCTGGGCGCCTTCGCGGGCGCCGCGCTCGTCTTTGCGGCGGCTTCTCTGTACGCAACTGGCCCGCACGCGCTGACGGCGTACCTTCGGGTGTTGAACGAACACGGAGCTGCCGAACGCTTCAGCACCATCCAGCTAACGCCCGCGGCGATCGCGTACGGTTTCGGGATGGGACGCGCGTGGTCCGCGGGGGTCGGTCTGGCAGTCGCCGCCGCGGCCGTCTGCGCGTGGGCGATCCTTTCACTGCGCGCCGACGGCGCGCGCCGGCGCTTCGCAATCGCGTGTGCGATCTTGCCGTTCGCCGTTCCGTTTTTTCACGAACACGATCTCTGCATCGTCTTCGTTCCGGCACTCGCGGCGACGTTGGGCGCCGAACGCCGCATCGCACCGTCGGCGATCGCGGCCGCGCTCCTCGTGGCGATCGACTGGCTCGGCCTCGCGCAGCGGCCGGACGGTACGCTTCAGAGTCTCTTGCTTGCGAGCGGCGCACTCTTCGGGTACGCGGCGCTGCGCGAGGATCTGCCGTGGCGATCGTTCGCGTTGCCGGCCGCGTCGCTCGTACTGCTCGGAATCGCCGGCGCGAACGCGCACGCGCACCCGGCACCGATCTGGCCGGACGCGATGCACGCGTTCGGAGCGCTCCCGCCGAACGCTTCGGCCGCATCGGTCTGGGCGGCCGAACAGACGGCGAGCGGTTTGTTGACGCCCAATGCATTTTGGGCGGCGCTGCGCTGCCTGCCGCTAGCGGGCTGCGTGCTGCTGCTCTGGCTTAATTCGAAATCTGCGCCGCGTTCCAGAACAGCATCTCGGGTCCGGGCATGAACCCGTGGAAGTCGTCGTCGAACGTGATGTGGTCGGTGCGCTGGCTGAGCACGACGAACGGCACGTCCCGAGCGAGCAGTTCCTGCACGGCGATGTAGTCGCGCGTGCGCCGCGCGCGCTCGTAGTGCCCGAGCGCGTCCGCCAATAACCGATCCACCTGCGGATTGCAGTAGCCCATGTAGTTCTGGCCGTTCGGCGAGATGCGCGAGCACGCGATGTAGTTTGTCATATCCGGGTCGGGCTGCAGCGACCACGCGTATGACGTGAGGTCGTAGTGACGCGTCGCATCGATGCCGCCACCGGCGTACGACGCGAAGAGCTTGCTCGTCGGATAGCGGAAGTATTCGAGCGCGGCGCCGATCTCTTTGAACCACCCTTGGATCAATAACACGCGAGCGTCGAGCCCCGGATTGCCCGTATTGCCGGCAAAGCTAAAGCGCAGGGTCCGGCCATCTTTGTGCCGCAGCCCGTCGCCGCCCATCGTCCAGCCGTCGCGCTGCAGCAGCGCGTTCGCGCGCGCGAGATCGAACGCGTAGCACGGCGCGTGCGCGTCGTAGGCCCAACTCAAATGGCTCACGGGCGTGCAGGCCAGAAACCCCGAGCGGTGGTCGACCTTCTCCCAAAGCGTCTTCACGTCGATCGCCCGGGTTAGCGCCCGCCGTACGATCGGGTCGGCAAGGATCGGATTTGTCACGTTGAAGTCGATGTGGCCGTAGGAGTTTACGTCGTATCCGATCGTCTTCGTGTCCGGCGTTTCGATCACGCGTGCGAGTTGCTGGGTCGGAACGCGCACGAATGCGTCGATCTCGTGCGTGCGCAGCTGCGTCATCGCCGTGTTCGTATCGGGAATAATTTTGAAAACGACGTGCTGGAGTTTGGGCTTGCCTCCCCACCAGTACGGCGAGGCCTCCATCTCGACTTCGCTGCTGCGCACCCACTTCGTGTAGCGAAACGGCCCGAGGCCGACCGGCAGTGCGTTGTAGGGCGCGTGGTTGATATCTTTGCCCGCGAGCAGATGCTCGGGCAGGATAGCCGGATTGCCGAGCGGCGTGAAATACCGATTGATAAAGGCCGCGTACGGCGCCTTGAGGTGAAAGACGACCGTATACGCATTCGGCGTATCGACCCGCGTGATGAGATCCCAGCCGTCGCGGCTCAATACGTTGGTGCGCGGATCGAGAATCGTTTTGACCGTAAACGCAACGTCGGCTGCGGTAAAGGGCGCGCCGTCCTGCCAGCGTACGCCGCGGCGCAACTCGAACGTCAGCGTCCGTCCGTCGGGCGAGATCAAGTGGTTCGCTTTGGTCGGCACCTCCAGGCAGAGCGACGGAACCGGATTGCCTTTTTCATCGAAGACGAAAAAGTAGCCCATCGTAAACGCCGAGAGATCGTCGACGACCGTTTCGGTAGAGAGGAGCGGGTTGAGATTGTCGACGTCTTCGGCGTCCGCCCAGCGCAGCGTTCCCGGAATCGTCCAGGGATGGCGGCCGCCGCGCCCGCCGCCGGTGTTGGTGCAGCCTCCGAGAACGAAGGCCGCCAGCACCATCGCGGCGAGCAATCGGCGCACTAGATATCGACGTCCATCATGTTATCGAACGGCACCGCGGCGCCGGGAGTGAAGTTCTTGACGTCCTTGTTGACCACGAACGTCTGCTCGAGGCCGATGGTCACGATCGTCGGCGTGTCTTTTTGCAGTTCCGTCATGACGATTGCATCGTCTTTCTTGCGTTCGCCAGGAGTGAAAGCCGAATAGAAATCCGCCATCGCGCGGCTGGCGCGCTGGTTGCACCAATGCAGATCGTTCTGCCCGTTGGGCGGAAATTGGTTGCAGGCGTAGAGGTTGGAAAGGTCTCCCAGCGGATCCAATCCCCACGCGGCGTAGAGCAGATCGAACTTGCCGCCGTAGAGGATGCCGCCTGCCGAAGCCGGGGCGAACATCAGTGCCGAGAGGTAGTGGTGCACGTCGAGGCTTACGCCGATCTGCTTCCACCAGCTTCGCTCGAGTTCGATCTGATTGTCGGCATCGGGCGTTCCCGAGGTCGTCGCTAAATCGAGCACCAGCTTCACGCCGCCCTTGCTGCGAATACCATCGGGTCCCGGCTTCCAGCCGTCTTGGTCGAGGAGCTTGTTGGCAAGCGCGATATCGAACGGCTTCTGTTTGGCGATCGACGGATCGTAGTACGCCGAAACCGAGGGCGCCGGCTCTTCTTGCAGGATGCCGAATCCGCGACCGATCTTCGCGCGAATCGTCGGCCGGTCCGTCGCGTATTCCAGGGCTTCGCGAACGATGGGATCGCTGACGGTCGCGTGACTCGTATTGAAGTCGATGTGGTCGAATTCAAACCCCGGCTGGCGCATAATGGCTAAGCCCGGAGCGTTCTCTAAACGCCTGAGGTACAAGCCGGGGACGCGATACCACATATCGAGCGAATGGGCCTGAAGCTCGGTCTGCACGGTATCGCGGCTCGGGATGATCTCGAAATCGACTTCCTTTAATTTCGGAAGCCCGCGGAAATAGTAAGGATTCGCGACCATCACGACTTTTTGTCCGCGCAGCCATTGCTTGTATTTGAACGGACCGATTCCGACCGGCAGCGAGTTATAGGCGGCGTTGTTGATGTTCGGAAGATTGCCCAAAAGGTGCTTCGGCAACACGCACGGATTCGCGCCCGCACTCGAAAAAAACGTGACGAGGAACGGTGAATAGGGCTTTTGCATCTGGAGGACGACCGTATATTTATCCGGCTCGTCGATCTTCTGGATCAAATTCCAGCCGCTGCGGCTGATCTCGTTGGTGGCCGGGTTTAAAACGGTCTTGATCGAGAAGACGACGTCGTCTGCGTTAAACGGCGCGCCGTCGGACCAGCGCACGCCCTTGCGCAGGTGATAGGTGATCGTCTTGCCGTCGGGGCTCACGCCCCCGTTCGCTTTGGTCGGCACCTCGGTCGCGAGTTCGCCGTACGGCATGTTCTTCCGATCGAATTTGATCAGCCACGCCATGGTCATCGAGGCCATGGTAAACATCGTGCCTTGCGTGTTGAGGTGCGGATTGAGATTGGTGATATCTTCCGCCGTCGCATAGCGCAAGACGTGCGGGATCGTCCAGGAGTTGACGCGCCCGCCGCTCCCTCCGACGCCGGTTCCGGACTTGGTGCACGCCGCGAGTGCGGCGCATGCGAGGATGAGCGCCAACCGGCCGAAACGCTGAATCATCTTCCCTCCTCAGATATCGACGTTCATGAAGTTATCGAACGGCGCCGCCGCATTGGGCGTAAAGTTCTTGAGGTCCTTATTCCAAACCCAGAGCGTCTTCGTGCCCGTAATGACCACCGACGGAACGTCGGCGTTGAACTCCTCGGCGACGATCGCATCGTCGGCGTTGCGCTGACTTTGATCGAAGTGCGTGAAGAGCGCCTTCATCGCCGCATCCGCGCGCCGGTCGCACCAGCGCGGATCGTTCTGTCCGTTGGGCGGAATCTGGTTGCAGGCGAAGAGATTCGACATATCGCCGAGCGGGTCGAGGCCCCACTGGAAAAACACCACATCGAATTTGCCGCGATAGACGATGC is a window encoding:
- a CDS encoding glycosyltransferase family 87 protein, encoding MPSTKRNVQLVLAVVCVASALLFARPHATPGPALRDFESYYAAGATWLRGEDPYSTAIWASERQIPGVDPARYELLPFVGPPASLPLWAMFARMPFSLAAIAWSLVLVASFALVVLFALRACGVALTPMAAIAGVAIGLGFGPLTSAIALGQVALPAFAFALIALFAIERTAVGTAVAALFAALQPNVALVLASQAGRLRALGAFAGAALVFAAASLYATGPHALTAYLRVLNEHGAAERFSTIQLTPAAIAYGFGMGRAWSAGVGLAVAAAAVCAWAILSLRADGARRRFAIACAILPFAVPFFHEHDLCIVFVPALAATLGAERRIAPSAIAAALLVAIDWLGLAQRPDGTLQSLLLASGALFGYAALREDLPWRSFALPAASLVLLGIAGANAHAHPAPIWPDAMHAFGALPPNASAASVWAAEQTASGLLTPNAFWAALRCLPLAGCVLLLWLNSKSAPRSRTASRVRA
- a CDS encoding peptide ABC transporter substrate-binding protein, which translates into the protein MRRLLAAMVLAAFVLGGCTNTGGGRGGRHPWTIPGTLRWADAEDVDNLNPLLSTETVVDDLSAFTMGYFFVFDEKGNPVPSLCLEVPTKANHLISPDGRTLTFELRRGVRWQDGAPFTAADVAFTVKTILDPRTNVLSRDGWDLITRVDTPNAYTVVFHLKAPYAAFINRYFTPLGNPAILPEHLLAGKDINHAPYNALPVGLGPFRYTKWVRSSEVEMEASPYWWGGKPKLQHVVFKIIPDTNTAMTQLRTHEIDAFVRVPTQQLARVIETPDTKTIGYDVNSYGHIDFNVTNPILADPIVRRALTRAIDVKTLWEKVDHRSGFLACTPVSHLSWAYDAHAPCYAFDLARANALLQRDGWTMGGDGLRHKDGRTLRFSFAGNTGNPGLDARVLLIQGWFKEIGAALEYFRYPTSKLFASYAGGGIDATRHYDLTSYAWSLQPDPDMTNYIACSRISPNGQNYMGYCNPQVDRLLADALGHYERARRTRDYIAVQELLARDVPFVVLSQRTDHITFDDDFHGFMPGPEMLFWNAAQISN
- a CDS encoding peptide ABC transporter substrate-binding protein; its protein translation is MIQRFGRLALILACAALAACTKSGTGVGGSGGRVNSWTIPHVLRYATAEDITNLNPHLNTQGTMFTMASMTMAWLIKFDRKNMPYGELATEVPTKANGGVSPDGKTITYHLRKGVRWSDGAPFNADDVVFSIKTVLNPATNEISRSGWNLIQKIDEPDKYTVVLQMQKPYSPFLVTFFSSAGANPCVLPKHLLGNLPNINNAAYNSLPVGIGPFKYKQWLRGQKVVMVANPYYFRGLPKLKEVDFEIIPSRDTVQTELQAHSLDMWYRVPGLYLRRLENAPGLAIMRQPGFEFDHIDFNTSHATVSDPIVREALEYATDRPTIRAKIGRGFGILQEEPAPSVSAYYDPSIAKQKPFDIALANKLLDQDGWKPGPDGIRSKGGVKLVLDLATTSGTPDADNQIELERSWWKQIGVSLDVHHYLSALMFAPASAGGILYGGKFDLLYAAWGLDPLGDLSNLYACNQFPPNGQNDLHWCNQRASRAMADFYSAFTPGERKKDDAIVMTELQKDTPTIVTIGLEQTFVVNKDVKNFTPGAAVPFDNMMDVDI